The DNA region GTCCATCCTCGAAGATAAAAACCCACAACTCACTCCGATCTCTGCTTATGGCGAATTCGGACTGATCAAGCATCTCACCGAAAACTTTAGTTTTGAAAATTCCTCAACAGAAACCGCGGTTGGAGATGACGCCGCAATCATTAATCCCGAAGGAAAAAAAGTAGTCGTAAGCACCGATGTTTTGGCTGAAGGTGTTCATTTCAACCTCGGTTATGTTCCGCTGAAACATTTGGGTTACAAAGCGGTGGTAGTGAACTTGAGCGACATTGCAGCAATGAACGCGACTCCGACACAGATTTTGGTTTCACTCGCTGTTTCCAATCGTTTTCCGGTGGAAGCTCTGGAAGAAATCTACAGCGGAATTGCTTTGGCGTGCAAACACTACAAAGTAGATTTGGTAGGAGGCGACACCACGAGTTCAACTTCCGGTTTGGTGATGAGCATTACCGCAATCGGCTTGGAAGACGAAGAAAACATTGTAAAAAGAAACGGGGCGAAAGTGAACGATTTGCTGGTGTTGACCGGAGATTTGGGAGGAGCTTATCTCGGACTTCAAATCTTGGAAAGGGAACATTCCGTTTTTCTGGCGAATCCGAATATGCAGCCAGAAATGGATGGTTACGATTATATTTTGGAACGGCAACTGAAACCAGAAGCACGAACCGACATCAAAAATATCCTGAAAGAACTCGATGTGAAACCTACTTCGATGATCGATGTTTCTGATGGTTTGTCGTCTGAAATCCTGCATCTTTCCGACCAAAGCAAAGTTGGGTTCCGGTTGTATGAAGAGAAAATCCCGATGGATTCGCTCACAATTTCTACGGCGGAAGAACTGAACCTGAATCCCGTGATGTGCGCGTTGAGCGGAGGCGAAGACTACGAACTGCTTTTCACCATTTCACCGAACGATTTCGACAAAATTAAAAACCATCCCGACTTCACAGTGATTGGTCACGCTGTAGATTTGGAGCAGGGAAATTATTTGGTAGCGAGAGGAAGCGGCGAACTGATCGCGCTGAACGCTCAAGGTTGGGACGCTTTTCTGAATAAGTAAGCTAAACTTTCGCGCCTACAAAAGCAGCAAAAATCTGCGGGTGTATCAGCTCCTCGACATTTACCGAAATATCGTTGGACTCGATTTCAGGTTTTTCGTATTGGGTTTCGTCAAAGTAGAGCAGCTTCCATTCATTATTATTGAATTCGATATAGGAAAGATTCTCAATCCAGTCGCCGGAATTCAGATAGTTAACAGTGCCTTTTTCATTGGTCACAATTTTGTCCGCCGGTTGGTGGATGTGTCCGCAGAATACGTATTCGTAATGATTTTCGATGGCGAGTTCGATGGCTTTTTCCTCAAAATCGGCGATAAATTTCACCGCATTTTTTACGGAATTTTTGATTTTCTTTGAAAGGGAAACTTTCTTTTTCCCGATACTTTCCAATAAAAAGTTGATGGCGCGGTTCACCAGAATCAGCCAGTCGTAACCGATTCCACCGATTTTCGCAATAATCTTCGCCCCGCCTTTCGTGGTATGGTCGAAAATATCGCCGTGGAAAAACCAGTGTTTTTTGCCATTGATTTCCAGCAAATATTTGTCGGTCAGGAAAAGGTTTCCCATCGTGAGATCCGTGTATTTTCTAAGGAATTCATCGTGGTTTCCGGTGATGTAGATCACGTCGGTTCCGTTTTTCATCATTTTGAAAAACTCGCTCAGAACCGCCATGTGCGAATTGGGAAAGTATTTTTTCGAGAACGCCCAACCGTCGATAATATCGCCATTCAGGATGAGCAGTTTCGGACTGACGCTTTTCAGATAAGCAACCAGCTCCGTTGCGTGACATCCGTAAGTTCCCAAATGTATATCGGAAAGAACAACAATTTCAATGTTTCGTTTCTCCATCGAAGTTTTTTCAAAGTTAAGGTTTCAATATGAAATAAAGGTAAATGGAAAATTAAATTTCTGGAATGGCTGAAAACAAAAATTCCCAATCTCACGATCGGGAATTTTGTGTTTATTATACGCTGTAAATTAAGCGTTTGGCTCTACAGATACGAAAGATCTGTTGTTTGCTTTCTTTCTGAAAACTACTTTACCGTCAACAAGCGCGTGCAAAGTGTGGTCTTTACCCATTCCCACGTTTTCACCTGGGTGGTGTTGAGTT from Chryseobacterium suipulveris includes:
- the thiL gene encoding thiamine-phosphate kinase, yielding MLEDKNPQLTPISAYGEFGLIKHLTENFSFENSSTETAVGDDAAIINPEGKKVVVSTDVLAEGVHFNLGYVPLKHLGYKAVVVNLSDIAAMNATPTQILVSLAVSNRFPVEALEEIYSGIALACKHYKVDLVGGDTTSSTSGLVMSITAIGLEDEENIVKRNGAKVNDLLVLTGDLGGAYLGLQILEREHSVFLANPNMQPEMDGYDYILERQLKPEARTDIKNILKELDVKPTSMIDVSDGLSSEILHLSDQSKVGFRLYEEKIPMDSLTISTAEELNLNPVMCALSGGEDYELLFTISPNDFDKIKNHPDFTVIGHAVDLEQGNYLVARGSGELIALNAQGWDAFLNK
- a CDS encoding UDP-2,3-diacylglucosamine diphosphatase, translating into MEKRNIEIVVLSDIHLGTYGCHATELVAYLKSVSPKLLILNGDIIDGWAFSKKYFPNSHMAVLSEFFKMMKNGTDVIYITGNHDEFLRKYTDLTMGNLFLTDKYLLEINGKKHWFFHGDIFDHTTKGGAKIIAKIGGIGYDWLILVNRAINFLLESIGKKKVSLSKKIKNSVKNAVKFIADFEEKAIELAIENHYEYVFCGHIHQPADKIVTNEKGTVNYLNSGDWIENLSYIEFNNNEWKLLYFDETQYEKPEIESNDISVNVEELIHPQIFAAFVGAKV
- the rpmA gene encoding 50S ribosomal protein L27, translated to MAHKKGVGSSKNGRESHSKRLGVKIFGGQEAIAGNIIVRQRGTQHHPGENVGMGKDHTLHALVDGKVVFRKKANNRSFVSVEPNA